The nucleotide window GCCCATAAACCCCTGTATAACTGACATAACCGATTATGATTGTTTGATTGTCTGTTGTCCTGTCTGGGCCAGCCGCACTCCACCTGGTGTTAACCAGTACCTGGAAAAGTTGGAAAATGTTTCCGGTAAAAAATGTGCCTCCCTGGTAACCATGGGAGGGGATGGTAATCAGATCGCCACCATGCAGATCCGTGAAAACTTAGAAGCCAAGGGAATGGAATTTATCAATAAATTGACAATTGGGGGCAAAGCACAGAAAAGTGGGGAATGGGAAGCCATGGTACAGGATTTTACCCAGAAATTCAATGATGAATAATTAATAATCAATGGATATCTAGTAATCAATCAATGGGCTAGAATGAATATGAAGTTGTATTAATCCCCCCTATTTTATTTTTATTTGTTTATTTTCTAAATAGATTCTGGATCAATCTTTTTGAATAATTGAATATTGGAAGTAATTGAATATTCATAAGAAATAATTAAATATCCTACCAAAATCAATACCGGATATCTTCCGCCCTTCATAATCGGAGTATATGTTTTCTGCGGCTTCTTCCAGTTCAGCTGATTTTATTCCATGATCCAGGGAGAGTTTCGCCTCAATAAAGGCAGCTAGACGATCTGCAGCATGGAGGAGTTCTCCATCCAGGGGTGAAAATTCATTTTGGTTGTACTTTTTATTGAGATCCCCAAAACTTATCCCCAGTTTAACTTTCTGGTTGTCCTGTATCTTGTTTTCAAATTCTGATTCTGAAAAATACTTCATATCCGCATGCCACGGTCTGGGCAATAGGGGTAAAAGTTCTTCTTTCATCTGAAAATCTTCATAATCCTTAATAATTTCTTTAAGTCCCTCTACCGAACCTTTAACTGGTGATATGATGTCCTTGGTCAGGACTTCCGGCAGATCATGGAACAAACCCGCATAGAAATTATTATAAAAACGTTTTGGACAGGCTTCTATTCCCATCTCCAGGGTGCACAGGTAGCTAGTTGAGGCAACAATGAACATGTGCCCCAGTACCGATGTTTCAGGTATTCGAGGAATATGTGCCCATCGTTTCTGGAAGCGGAGCTGTCCGCACAGATCGATGAATCCAAATGACTTCTTACCCAGAAGGATCTTCTGCACTCCAATTAGATCGTAGTGGTCTTCGATCTGGTTTTCAATGTTTTCCTTGGTTTTCTCGATGCCATAGATAAAGGGTGCGGTATGGTAGATGATCTTGAACTCCCACTGGGTGGCCAGATAGTGAGCTGCCCTGAGTATGCGCCTTTCAAGGGTGTTCGGACTTTCCTGGTAGTAACTTCTAAATCGATTCTGGAAACCCTGATCCAGGCCCACCATGTCATTTTCCAGTTTCTGGAAAACGTGTTTATTAAGTTCTTCACCCTTTTCCTTCATCATACGATGGAATACAGGGGGTTTAATATCAGTTAAAACTGTTCGGTGAAGAAATTCAAAGATTCCCCCTTCAATGAGGGAGATCCAGTCAACACTACCGGATCCCATCCGGTCTTCCTCAAATCTACCGATAACATAGGCAATTACCATTTTATGAGCCTGTTTATCCAGTTCTGTGAATTCCACTGGACGGATATGGTCGTTCCAGCGTTGCATACTGGCTGCTTTGGAGAAGCGTTCTATGATATTTTCGATCATTTATACACCATACTTTGTTATGTTTAAAGTAATATTAAATAATAATGATATTATTAATTTTCCAGATGTATGAATGAATCAAAAGTAAGAATTAAAATAAAAAAAGATACAGTCCTGTAAGGACTGTTTTTAAATAGACTTATTCTGGTTTGGAAACTAACACTGTCTTGGACATTGTCTGGCCCTGAGGACCGTGTGGTTTACGTAGAACAGTGTCATTAGCTTTTTCGATCTCTCGTGCTTCAGTGGCCAGTTTGGCAGCTGTAGCGATGAGTTCGTGGGCTGATGCCACGATTGGCACGTATTTTTCCATATCTTTAACCATGAAACAGCCTTTGAGGTCGATGTCCCCCACTTTAGCAGCCATTTCATAAGCAGCCATTGCTTTTGCTTTGGCGTATGGGCTGGAGAATCCAGCGGTTTCTGTGGCTTTAGCAGCGTCGATGACTACTTTTGGTAGTTCGATAGTTTCTCCTGCTTCAGCTGCAGCGATCATTCCATCGATGGTTTCCTGTACCACTCGGTAAGCACCGGTGGCGGCTAGTACTTTTATTACATCGGCGTTGAATGATGCCATTTCAGTTGGGTCTAAGAATTCTCTTCGAGCTCCGATCATTGGGTCGCCCAGTACTACGATGTATCCTAATTCCTGTTCATCCATTTCTTCCCTTTTACCCATTCCAGGAGCGTCACCAATGATTAATGCTGGGACGTCCATTCCAGATAATAGTTCTCGGGCCTTAGCTGGTCCAGGAGCACCAGGGTTTGGGCTGATGAATATTACGAAATCAGGTTCGTAATCCATTATTTTTGGTACGACTTCTTCAATCTGTTCTGGGTTCATCTTTGCTCCAGAACTAACTCCTCTAACATCTATGTTAGGCCGGTCGGCCCTCTCGTCTAAGACTAAGTCAAGAACTGGAGAGGTACCTATGTTACCGCATTTAATAACTCCTATTTTTACAACCATATTATCACCGATTTGCTATATGGAAGATCGGCATAAGTATTTTTTCATTTAATTATTAGGGGAAGATTTATATAGGAGATTCATAAGCGCCTGTAAAAAATGAGATCCCCTTCTTCCCAACATATTATGATAAAACATATTTAAATATAATAAAATGCTATTTTCCAGTGGTGAAGTTTATGAATTATTCGCATGGTTATTTTTTTATAATTGGATTTATGGTTTTTGTGGTTTTGACATCTGGCTGCATAACCATTAGCAACAATAATCTCAACAATTACCAGAATACAACTAAAAATTTTTCTTATAATGGTGTTAATTTTTCGTATCCCAGTAACTGGCAGGTGAGTGTTTCAAATGACAATGAAAACCAGAACATCATTGTTACCAAGGATTATTATACTCAGCTGCAGATTATGATAACTCCCAATTACGGTATGTCTGAAGAAGGGGTTCTTCATCAGAAAAACAATACTGTATATCCCGGTTGGAAAAAAATATCAGAAGATACTCTCATATTAGACAATCAAACAGCATTCAGAACCATATTTAATGGTAATGATATTGTGTTCTTTTTTAACCAGATGAGACACGAAGAAATACTCTTTGTGAAAAATAACAATACATTTACCATTCTAACCACAGTCCCCACTAAAAATTACAATGAAGAAAAACAGAGTTTTGAGAGTATTATGGATAGTATCCATGTTCAATAATGACAATAGTGATTAAATTGGTGATTAAATTGTCATCAACCATTTTAAGGGTAGTTTAAATAAAAAATTTGCAAGTTACAAAAAAATACTAAATTTAGGAAAGAGACATACATTTCCAGTGTAAAAAATTCCCATTTACTTAATTTAACAATAAAATAAAAGGTAAATGACCTTTCAATCTGAAAATAAATCAAGTAAAATGATTTAATTTACCTGGCTCTTTTTGAATTTCTCACCAGTTGACTTGCATATATAACCACTGCAATTAAGGCCAGTATATAGAACAGGTAAACCACACTATCGGTGGGGCCTGTTTCCACCCATATCATGGTGTGGGTTAGCACGATTGCATATAATGCAGTGAATGCCCCGTTGGCTTTGACCTGGGTGGCATAGATTACCCGTAGTACTGCTCCAATTATAAACATCTG belongs to Methanobacterium sp. Maddingley MBC34 and includes:
- a CDS encoding flavodoxin, coding for MKTLIACYSYSGNTLTVAQKLQKLINADFTRIEPVKDRWYLIKAIHSYLEKKWPINPCITDITDYDCLIVCCPVWASRTPPGVNQYLEKLENVSGKKCASLVTMGGDGNQIATMQIRENLEAKGMEFINKLTIGGKAQKSGEWEAMVQDFTQKFNDE
- a CDS encoding putative HD superfamily hydrolase translates to MIENIIERFSKAASMQRWNDHIRPVEFTELDKQAHKMVIAYVIGRFEEDRMGSGSVDWISLIEGGIFEFLHRTVLTDIKPPVFHRMMKEKGEELNKHVFQKLENDMVGLDQGFQNRFRSYYQESPNTLERRILRAAHYLATQWEFKIIYHTAPFIYGIEKTKENIENQIEDHYDLIGVQKILLGKKSFGFIDLCGQLRFQKRWAHIPRIPETSVLGHMFIVASTSYLCTLEMGIEACPKRFYNNFYAGLFHDLPEVLTKDIISPVKGSVEGLKEIIKDYEDFQMKEELLPLLPRPWHADMKYFSESEFENKIQDNQKVKLGISFGDLNKKYNQNEFSPLDGELLHAADRLAAFIEAKLSLDHGIKSAELEEAAENIYSDYEGRKISGIDFGRIFNYFL
- a CDS encoding coenzyme F420-dependent N(5),N(10)-methenyltetrahydromethanopterin dehydrogenase (PFAM: methylene-5,6,7,8-tetrahydromethanopterin dehydrogenase), with product MVVKIGVIKCGNIGTSPVLDLVLDERADRPNIDVRGVSSGAKMNPEQIEEVVPKIMDYEPDFVIFISPNPGAPGPAKARELLSGMDVPALIIGDAPGMGKREEMDEQELGYIVVLGDPMIGARREFLDPTEMASFNADVIKVLAATGAYRVVQETIDGMIAAAEAGETIELPKVVIDAAKATETAGFSSPYAKAKAMAAYEMAAKVGDIDLKGCFMVKDMEKYVPIVASAHELIATAAKLATEAREIEKANDTVLRKPHGPQGQTMSKTVLVSKPE